The Hippocampus zosterae strain Florida chromosome 19, ASM2543408v3, whole genome shotgun sequence region GTGCCGGGGCTGCGGCCAGCTGCGCGACGACCACTCGGTGGACCTGGCGGCGGCTCCTTACTGCCTGCGCTGCTGCAAGGCGTCGCGGGAGCACAAGAGCGGCGACTTTGCCTTCGGGATGCaggcgcactcgccgctggaCAACGTGGCCGACGGCGAGGACAAGAACAAGCTGCACTCGTGCCACCTGTGCGGCTTCTCGTCGCGCTACGCCAACCACGTCAAGCGGCACATGAAGACGCACAACGGCGAGAAGCCCTTCAACTGCCCCGTGTGCGCCTACGCCTCGGCGCAGCTGGTCAACCTGCAGCGCCACCTGCGCATCCACACCGGCGAGAAGCCCTACAAGTGCGAGAGCTGCGCCTTCGCCTGCAGCTCCCTGGGCAACCTCAAGCGGCATCAGCGCATGCACATGCCCGTGGGCGCCGGGCCCGAGCCGCTGCAGCAGCCCGCCGCCGGGCACGCCGGCCTCAAGAGAGGCGGCCGCAGGGCCAGCGAAGACGACGACGAAGCTGCCAAGGGTACGTTTGTGAAAACCACCGcgtatagcttttttttttctccttttgggCCACTCGCCAAAACGCTAAAGCTAAATAGCATCTCTTGCAGCATTATCTTCTGCATTCCTAATCCGCGCGCCGTGTCATTTCAGAGGTGGCGGCGGCCTCGGCCCACCTGACTCTGGCGGCTCAGAACGCCGACTACCTCTCGGCCTTTGAGAGTCTGAAAGGGGCGTCGCCGCAgtccgcgccggcccccggCGCCGCCCCCTGCCACCCGCCGAGCAACGGCCCGGGCGCCGGGGCGAGCCGGACGCCGCCGTCCTCGTCGCTGTTCCCCTTCACGTGCCGCCTGTGCGGCGCGGTGCTGGAGGACGAGGACGGCTCGTCGGCGCAGATCTGCGCCAAGTGCACGCTGGAGATGCTGACCAAGGactcgtcgtcgtcgcccggcAGCCCCGGCGAGCGCGGCGACAAGGTGTACACGTGCGCCGCCTGCCCCTTCCTCACGCATTACCCCAACCACCTGGCGCGCCACATGAAGACGCACAGCGGCGAGAAGCCCTACAAGTGCCCGCAGTGCGACTACGCCTCGGCGCACTTCGACAACCTCAAGCGGCACCACCGCGtgcacacgggcgagaagccctACAAGTGCCACCTGTGCGACTACGCCTGCGGCAACCTGGCCAACCTCAAGCGGCACCAGCGCGTGCACTCCGGCGCCAAGCCCTTCGCGTGCGCCGTCTGCAACTACAGCTGCAACCAGAGCATGAACCTCAAGCGCCACATGCTGCggcacacgggcgagaagccctACAAGTGCCAGGAGTGCGGCTACACCACCGGCCACTGGGACAACTATAAGAGGCACCAGAAGAAGCACGGACACGCCACCGACGGCTGGGTCAAGATGCCGCCCGCCGCCCTCGGGAGGAACCAGGACGACAAGGGCGGGGCCCGGGGCGGCCACCGGAAagaggcggccgccgccgccgccgctgcgccgGAAGTGGCCTACATGGCCAGGGAGGGCGCTCAGACTATGCAGCACCCCAACTGGAAATTGGAAATGGTCTAAAGACGGCGTTTTGGTCAACTCTATGATGCCTGCCCTTTGCCTTCTGTCGTCGTGTGTCACCCTTCTGCCCCCGACTCCTTCAATGCCAGCCTGCCAGAGGACAAGGATGGTCACAGTTGTGCCGCTACAGGTTGGGTCAACTTTGTGCTCCCAAATGGAAGTTTCGTCCAAAAGGCAAATGCATCTGCTCAAAGATGTTTGCATAATTGAGCagatttacacttttttttctggagacCAAGGAGTCTCTTACCGTAAAACAAAAAGGTGTAAAGTACCCATTTTTTCgtctgctaaaaaaaaaggaaacgccAGGTCAGTTTCACATGAGGGGCACAAATggaaatttttttcccccacaggcCACACTTTTTTCAAAGTCTGCCACTAC contains the following coding sequences:
- the znf513a gene encoding zinc finger protein 513a isoform X2; protein product: MPQKGVKALLFLLLPEHADGKTSWIIPVCSHEVAAEIGFSVYPPCDEDSSDCSSSSSSSMDSETETSHGSTPDHGREDDGRAGRSEAPFPPYLSCRGCGQLRDDHSVDLAAAPYCLRCCKASREHKSGDFAFGMQAHSPLDNVADGEDKNKLHSCHLCGFSSRYANHVKRHMKTHNGEKPFNCPVCAYASAQLVNLQRHLRIHTGEKPYKCESCAFACSSLGNLKRHQRMHMPVGAGPEPLQQPAAGHAGLKRGGRRASEDDDEAAKEVAAASAHLTLAAQNADYLSAFESLKGASPQSAPAPGAAPCHPPSNGPGAGASRTPPSSSLFPFTCRLCGAVLEDEDGSSAQICAKCTLEMLTKDSSSSPGSPGERGDKVYTCAACPFLTHYPNHLARHMKTHSGEKPYKCPQCDYASAHFDNLKRHHRVHTGEKPYKCHLCDYACGNLANLKRHQRVHSGAKPFACAVCNYSCNQSMNLKRHMLRHTGEKPYKCQECGYTTGHWDNYKRHQKKHGHATDGWVKMPPAALGRNQDDKGGARGGHRKEAAAAAAAAPEVAYMAREGAQTMQHPNWKLEMV
- the znf513a gene encoding zinc finger protein 513a isoform X1; amino-acid sequence: MPRKKQQHPQPVKLDSKAVVVAASAGNLAFDTDFLLDHDLQFADPYHTGKILGLEKFSEVAAEIGFSVYPPCDEDSSDCSSSSSSSMDSETETSHGSTPDHGREDDGRAGRSEAPFPPYLSCRGCGQLRDDHSVDLAAAPYCLRCCKASREHKSGDFAFGMQAHSPLDNVADGEDKNKLHSCHLCGFSSRYANHVKRHMKTHNGEKPFNCPVCAYASAQLVNLQRHLRIHTGEKPYKCESCAFACSSLGNLKRHQRMHMPVGAGPEPLQQPAAGHAGLKRGGRRASEDDDEAAKEVAAASAHLTLAAQNADYLSAFESLKGASPQSAPAPGAAPCHPPSNGPGAGASRTPPSSSLFPFTCRLCGAVLEDEDGSSAQICAKCTLEMLTKDSSSSPGSPGERGDKVYTCAACPFLTHYPNHLARHMKTHSGEKPYKCPQCDYASAHFDNLKRHHRVHTGEKPYKCHLCDYACGNLANLKRHQRVHSGAKPFACAVCNYSCNQSMNLKRHMLRHTGEKPYKCQECGYTTGHWDNYKRHQKKHGHATDGWVKMPPAALGRNQDDKGGARGGHRKEAAAAAAAAPEVAYMAREGAQTMQHPNWKLEMV